Proteins encoded together in one Caulobacter sp. X window:
- a CDS encoding SIR2 family protein, with amino-acid sequence MLQAHVDYLADLLATDRLVLFVGAGISRQAIPKKNIDPTDQMPLWKDLAEKVARETGEDMSAYNGNILDLFDAIKANQSRMTLEEAVRRAIPENDFDPSPAHLELAKLPWHTVYTTNYDNLLSRVLGEKTVVDTDQKYEWMAREDGSRPRLIHLHGTLDNLGTLTGSDYSLWPEKNPLGYANLKNVALNKTILFAGYSFSDPHLMSGLLPWIRTAMTGRGKRHYAWMWRINAEQRTLLDKRDEITALPIENDEDWVRAFAQLGEALKRRQAISPPRRKEAPRPNGAPTPSFDRAIVNGYKLYFHRTRRQMTVKRLSQLTGIDAREINNLEQVKTKVSASAKCFGSIQRENLARLEHALECIGELEFGRPDDFLATYILYYTVNRGVVKASSTTKPLDFKPQTKAVVFDFGGTLALSSSELSTWERIWASVGYQIEDAAELHRQFLAKKITHQEWCNLTCTKLRERNFGRKEMKSIIGDIYPVAGLPETIKTLHDAGIALYVVSGSIKEIISNVIGDATYKLFSEVKANEFIYDDTGVIKEIRGHQFDFEGKAHFITRVIEEQRCAPLEVLFVGNSLNDSWASRSGARTLCVNPSNVDHSNTLIWTDYIKKMVDLSEIMRFVNGKAA; translated from the coding sequence TTGCTGCAGGCCCACGTCGACTACCTTGCCGACTTACTGGCGACTGACCGTTTAGTTTTGTTCGTTGGCGCGGGCATCTCCCGCCAAGCGATCCCCAAGAAGAACATCGACCCCACCGACCAGATGCCGCTCTGGAAGGATCTGGCGGAGAAAGTCGCCCGTGAAACCGGCGAGGACATGTCTGCGTATAATGGCAACATCCTGGACCTGTTCGACGCCATCAAGGCGAACCAGTCGCGGATGACACTCGAGGAGGCCGTGCGCCGCGCCATCCCCGAAAACGACTTTGATCCGTCACCAGCGCATCTCGAGCTCGCAAAGCTTCCCTGGCATACCGTTTACACGACCAATTACGACAACCTTCTATCCCGGGTGTTGGGCGAGAAGACAGTTGTAGACACCGATCAGAAGTATGAGTGGATGGCGCGGGAAGACGGGAGTCGCCCACGCCTTATCCACCTCCACGGAACATTGGACAATCTTGGAACGCTGACCGGCTCTGACTACTCTCTTTGGCCGGAGAAGAACCCGCTCGGCTATGCGAACCTAAAGAACGTCGCGCTGAACAAGACCATCCTCTTCGCCGGCTATTCATTCTCCGATCCACACCTGATGTCAGGCCTCCTGCCTTGGATCCGGACAGCGATGACCGGCCGAGGAAAGCGCCACTATGCGTGGATGTGGCGGATCAATGCCGAACAGCGGACGTTGCTCGACAAGCGCGACGAAATCACAGCCCTTCCGATCGAAAACGACGAGGACTGGGTCAGAGCCTTCGCCCAGCTCGGCGAGGCGCTGAAACGGCGCCAGGCCATTTCGCCACCTCGGCGGAAGGAAGCGCCTCGCCCGAACGGCGCACCGACGCCCTCGTTCGATCGCGCGATCGTCAACGGCTACAAGCTCTATTTCCACCGCACTCGTCGCCAGATGACAGTGAAGCGCCTCAGCCAGCTGACAGGGATCGACGCACGCGAAATCAACAATCTCGAACAAGTGAAAACAAAGGTCTCCGCATCGGCGAAGTGCTTTGGGTCAATACAGCGGGAAAATCTTGCTCGGCTTGAACACGCGCTGGAATGTATTGGGGAACTCGAATTTGGCCGTCCCGACGATTTTCTTGCGACCTACATTTTATACTACACGGTGAACCGGGGCGTAGTGAAGGCCTCCAGTACGACGAAGCCGCTGGACTTCAAGCCCCAAACCAAGGCGGTCGTTTTCGACTTTGGAGGCACCCTTGCCCTCTCCAGCAGCGAGCTTAGCACTTGGGAGCGCATCTGGGCTTCGGTGGGCTATCAGATAGAGGATGCCGCCGAGCTGCACCGTCAGTTTCTTGCAAAAAAGATCACTCACCAAGAGTGGTGCAATCTGACCTGCACAAAGCTACGCGAGCGAAATTTCGGCCGCAAAGAAATGAAGTCGATTATCGGCGATATATATCCTGTCGCCGGACTTCCTGAAACAATCAAGACTCTGCACGACGCCGGCATCGCCCTATATGTCGTATCAGGCTCCATTAAGGAGATCATCTCCAACGTCATTGGAGACGCAACCTATAAGCTGTTCAGCGAGGTCAAGGCCAATGAGTTCATTTACGACGACACGGGCGTCATAAAGGAAATTCGTGGCCATCAGTTCGACTTCGAGGGCAAGGCGCATTTCATCACCAGGGTGATCGAGGAGCAGCGGTGCGCACCGCTGGAAGTCCTGTTCGTGGGCAATTCCCTAAACGATAGCTGGGCAAGCCGGTCAGGCGCGCGGACACTGTGCGTGAATCCCAGCAATGTCGATCACAGCAACACGCTTATCTGGACGGACTATATCAAAAAGATGGTCGACCTGTCGGAGATCATGCGGTTCGTGAACGGCAAGGCCGCGTAG
- a CDS encoding helix-turn-helix domain-containing protein: protein MSDKELSRVEILRDLTAGRLTVSAASELMGLERRQVLRLSKACQEQGATALISKKRGRASNRQTPTAIKGQALELIKARYTDFGPTLAAEKLREVHGIVVGRETLRLWMLDAGLWADRVKRRGQVYQPRYRRECVGELVQVDGSEHWWFEDLHHQHPDLDRPVEPSRRA, encoded by the coding sequence ATGAGCGACAAGGAGCTTAGCCGAGTCGAGATCCTGCGCGATCTGACGGCCGGACGGCTGACGGTTTCGGCGGCCAGCGAGCTGATGGGCCTGGAGCGCCGCCAGGTGCTGCGGTTGTCGAAGGCCTGCCAGGAGCAAGGCGCGACGGCCCTCATCTCCAAGAAGCGCGGCCGGGCCAGCAACCGGCAGACGCCCACGGCGATCAAGGGCCAGGCCCTGGAGCTGATCAAGGCGCGCTACACGGATTTCGGTCCGACGCTGGCCGCCGAGAAGCTGCGCGAGGTCCACGGCATCGTCGTCGGCCGCGAGACGCTGCGGCTGTGGATGCTCGACGCCGGCCTCTGGGCGGATCGCGTGAAGCGCCGCGGCCAGGTTTACCAGCCGCGCTATCGGCGCGAGTGCGTCGGCGAGCTGGTCCAAGTCGACGGCTCTGAGCACTGGTGGTTCGAGGATCTCCACCACCAACATCCCGATCTCGACCGCCCGGTTGAACCAAGCCGCCGTGCCTAA
- a CDS encoding agarase has product MDMKKYPSLVKCLTTSAFALHISFVSEAAFAQAATPASVQLNLDMSRSVGGVNTLSREKYINVHAINSDLDWWGGNGQSLNQPNLIDDYLTDFVKGNDVYFGRDSGGIGYEVSITPQSATPGYADLAWMVNTPATPATPAGAKSPANNYKNYGYQTAAHKAIVESNEFEKRMNSWILTMIPEKFYPVGGKVTGAKCTTTGSWSFSTGDSATEPYGTATGKFAGKYLANYFIGGSITNPSTGHPRPTFVEGVNEPIYNLVDIAVPNTGSTFGDCAKKATYDDIFKYHTNVRAEINALNSGTKTVKFGGYTPAFPDLEEFEKYPADRTSGSTAVFAKWNARDALWMSNHAKNMDFLSLHIYDFDGIKFDGVTTRRINHKGNNIEAILDTYDSAQLFASGVLKPIVISEFGGRLHTAEGSAWTPQRDWSYIKAMNSLMIQFMQRPDRIAKAVPFVPLKAEWGRVSPTIPYQWRLFRQEKEDGVSTSSKWTYTELVKFYKQWNGVNGTRLDTYANDQDIQTDAYYDSANKTVWLILNNLEENGKTLNLATAGLNTGNAVSTVEVRHLYPNTTTGVPVLDVYSNATIPASIGIGAESTIIMKIVYNNTLSISNSNSETKYYATVNGITSALKAIAANTAMTFNINNVTTGANGEAVLRVSVGRPITASLQPIVTLNGTAVTVPTDYRGYDQNRNGSGRFRFFGTLEIPVARSLIQQNNTIVVTFPDAGGSVSAVALQNRITTRALSRP; this is encoded by the coding sequence ATGGACATGAAAAAATATCCTAGCTTAGTGAAATGCTTGACGACCTCAGCTTTCGCGCTTCACATTTCATTTGTCAGCGAAGCAGCGTTCGCGCAGGCGGCTACGCCTGCCAGCGTTCAGTTGAATTTAGATATGAGCCGCTCCGTCGGCGGCGTGAATACCTTATCGCGCGAGAAATACATCAACGTGCACGCAATCAATTCCGATCTTGATTGGTGGGGCGGCAACGGTCAAAGTCTAAATCAGCCCAATTTGATAGACGACTACCTGACCGATTTCGTCAAAGGAAATGACGTCTACTTCGGACGCGACAGTGGCGGGATCGGCTATGAAGTGAGCATCACGCCGCAATCTGCCACTCCGGGATATGCCGATCTCGCCTGGATGGTCAACACTCCCGCCACTCCCGCCACTCCCGCGGGCGCGAAGTCTCCTGCGAACAACTATAAGAATTACGGTTACCAGACGGCCGCGCATAAGGCCATTGTCGAAAGCAATGAGTTCGAGAAGCGCATGAACTCGTGGATCTTGACCATGATCCCCGAGAAATTCTATCCTGTTGGAGGCAAGGTTACCGGCGCAAAGTGTACAACCACCGGATCATGGTCGTTCTCGACCGGAGATTCCGCCACTGAACCCTACGGCACGGCCACCGGGAAGTTCGCCGGCAAATATCTGGCGAATTACTTCATCGGAGGTTCCATCACCAACCCAAGCACTGGCCATCCGCGGCCAACATTTGTCGAAGGTGTTAACGAGCCGATCTACAACCTTGTAGACATTGCCGTTCCAAATACAGGCTCTACCTTCGGCGATTGCGCAAAGAAGGCGACGTACGACGATATCTTCAAGTACCACACCAACGTGCGGGCTGAAATCAACGCTCTCAACTCGGGAACCAAGACGGTAAAATTCGGGGGATATACGCCCGCGTTCCCGGATCTGGAGGAATTCGAGAAATATCCGGCAGACCGTACGAGCGGCAGCACGGCCGTCTTTGCGAAATGGAATGCGCGCGATGCGCTCTGGATGAGCAACCATGCCAAGAATATGGATTTCCTGTCCCTGCACATCTACGACTTCGACGGTATCAAGTTTGACGGCGTCACCACCCGCCGGATCAATCACAAGGGCAACAACATCGAGGCGATCCTCGACACTTACGACAGTGCCCAGCTGTTCGCGTCGGGCGTGCTCAAACCTATTGTGATTTCTGAATTTGGCGGCCGCCTGCATACTGCGGAAGGAAGCGCATGGACCCCCCAGCGCGACTGGTCGTACATCAAGGCCATGAACTCATTGATGATCCAGTTCATGCAGCGCCCCGATCGAATCGCGAAGGCTGTCCCGTTCGTCCCGCTGAAGGCGGAATGGGGCCGCGTTAGTCCGACGATCCCTTACCAATGGAGACTGTTCCGTCAGGAGAAGGAGGACGGAGTCAGCACGAGTTCGAAGTGGACCTACACCGAGCTCGTGAAGTTCTATAAGCAGTGGAACGGTGTGAACGGTACCCGACTGGATACCTACGCCAACGATCAGGATATCCAGACAGACGCCTATTACGACAGCGCCAACAAGACTGTCTGGCTAATCCTCAATAACCTGGAAGAGAACGGTAAGACATTGAATCTTGCGACGGCCGGCCTCAATACCGGAAACGCAGTTTCGACCGTTGAAGTCCGTCATCTATACCCGAACACAACAACCGGCGTGCCGGTTCTTGACGTGTATAGCAATGCGACGATCCCCGCCAGCATCGGCATTGGCGCGGAAAGCACGATTATCATGAAGATAGTTTATAACAATACCCTCTCGATTTCAAACAGCAACTCCGAGACCAAATACTATGCAACCGTGAACGGCATCACGAGCGCGCTAAAAGCGATCGCCGCCAACACTGCGATGACGTTCAACATCAACAACGTAACGACCGGGGCTAACGGCGAGGCCGTATTGCGCGTGTCCGTTGGGAGGCCGATTACCGCATCGCTGCAACCGATTGTAACCCTCAACGGAACCGCGGTGACCGTGCCGACGGACTATCGCGGTTACGATCAAAACCGGAATGGTTCTGGCCGGTTCCGCTTCTTCGGAACGCTGGAAATCCCGGTCGCGCGGTCATTGATCCAGCAGAACAACACCATCGTGGTGACATTTCCGGACGCCGGTGGATCAGTCAGCGCGGTTGCGTTGCAGAACCGCATCACCACCCGGGCCTTGTCGCGGCCCTGA
- a CDS encoding LysR substrate-binding domain-containing protein has product MAEFQAANANLRIEVAEGPELSFTQALLAGRIDLAVASSIEAPDALILAQVIGQETWVVAGRAGHPLLEGAGRLKDLAGGRWLTGPRSVPLEAAIFARFRAERVAAPTIDTVTASILYALSTISRQDLLCVLPLAIVRRWQGLPAATWAATPGRPISSSCDVGGTSSRRARRR; this is encoded by the coding sequence GTGGCGGAGTTCCAGGCGGCCAACGCCAATCTGCGGATCGAAGTGGCTGAGGGGCCGGAACTGTCGTTCACCCAGGCGCTGCTGGCGGGCCGGATCGACCTGGCGGTGGCCTCGTCGATCGAGGCACCCGACGCGTTGATCCTGGCCCAGGTGATCGGTCAGGAGACCTGGGTGGTGGCTGGGCGGGCAGGGCATCCGCTCCTGGAGGGCGCGGGCCGTCTGAAGGATCTCGCCGGCGGACGCTGGTTGACTGGGCCAAGATCGGTGCCGCTGGAGGCTGCCATCTTCGCGCGCTTCCGGGCCGAGCGCGTGGCGGCGCCGACGATCGACACCGTCACTGCCTCGATCCTCTATGCCCTGTCGACGATCTCGCGGCAGGACCTTTTGTGCGTCCTGCCGCTGGCTATCGTGCGCCGCTGGCAGGGTTTACCCGCCGCGACCTGGGCGGCGACGCCTGGAAGACCGATATCGTCCTCATGCGACGTCGGCGGGACGTCGTCTCGGAGGGCGAGACGGCGCTGA
- a CDS encoding beta-galactosidase, which produces MALLMGLSALALVSASPVLAQVSAGGATVLEGFEGVGAVKITGRNADAKMVAVHASEGRQSLQVTYGPKVENTLTLTPATPWDLTGRGDVNLAFDIYNPGSVSTQFFFTLTDASGRGQRRTGVIAAGASVTFYAPLTGYEGNVITGLRENPPGWQSKDQKLFWRNGDRAANMAQIKSISFETEALTAPRTLYIDNVRVRQSPPADPFFLTEIVDRWGQAAKEEYPVKIHSDAELKKAAKMELAELAASKGAPERSRFGGWAAGPKLKATGFFRTEKVNGKWWLVDPEGYLFFSSGIANVRMANLETITGYDFGDPAVRKIDPEELTPEDSRDIVPVPAASVGTRFLSSTLRRNMFQWLPTYEEPLGEAYGYRRTLHQGAVEHGEVYSFYKANLQRRYGAGYMQTWRQVTLDRMKDWGMTSFGNWIDPMYYDNQQMPYFANGWIIGKYKTLSSGNDYWAPLPDVYDPEFKRRARLTIEQVGREVKSSPWCVGVFIDNEKSWGLTDSVAHQYGAVLDALSKSTSDSPAKAAFSRMLRGKYKSIAALNAAWKTSFGSWDEFDAGVRVAAPEAAQPDLSWLFADYADTYFRTVREEIRRVLPNQLYMGVRMAEWGMPSEVTQAAVKYSDVLSYNIYREELHPESWGFLNKLDRPTIVGEFHIGSATDTGLYNPGLVLAVDQKDRGRMYEIYMNSVLANPMMVGAHWFQYIDDNVTGRAYDGENYNVGWVTNTDIPYPEMRDAAKRFNYTLYSRRYGKTK; this is translated from the coding sequence ATGGCGCTGTTGATGGGACTTTCTGCCTTGGCGCTGGTTTCGGCGAGCCCAGTGCTCGCTCAGGTTAGCGCCGGTGGCGCGACTGTGCTCGAAGGTTTCGAGGGCGTCGGGGCAGTGAAGATCACGGGGCGGAACGCCGACGCCAAGATGGTCGCAGTGCACGCTTCGGAGGGGCGGCAATCTCTCCAAGTCACCTACGGCCCCAAGGTTGAAAACACGCTGACGCTCACACCGGCCACGCCCTGGGACCTGACCGGTCGCGGAGATGTCAATCTCGCCTTCGACATCTATAATCCCGGTTCAGTTTCGACCCAGTTCTTCTTCACCCTGACGGACGCTTCGGGCCGAGGGCAGCGCCGTACCGGCGTGATCGCAGCAGGGGCGTCCGTGACGTTCTACGCGCCGCTGACGGGCTATGAGGGCAACGTTATCACCGGGCTCCGTGAGAATCCTCCAGGCTGGCAAAGTAAGGATCAAAAGCTCTTTTGGCGGAATGGCGATCGTGCGGCCAACATGGCTCAGATCAAGAGCATTTCGTTCGAAACCGAGGCGCTGACCGCGCCACGGACGCTCTACATCGACAACGTCCGGGTTCGTCAGAGCCCGCCGGCCGATCCCTTCTTTCTGACCGAGATCGTCGACCGTTGGGGGCAGGCGGCCAAGGAAGAATATCCGGTCAAGATCCACTCGGACGCCGAACTAAAGAAGGCGGCCAAGATGGAACTGGCCGAACTCGCCGCCTCCAAGGGGGCGCCGGAGCGGTCGCGTTTTGGCGGCTGGGCGGCGGGGCCGAAGCTGAAGGCGACCGGCTTCTTCCGGACCGAGAAGGTCAATGGCAAGTGGTGGCTGGTCGATCCGGAGGGCTACCTATTCTTCTCTAGCGGTATCGCCAATGTGCGGATGGCCAACCTTGAGACCATCACCGGCTATGACTTCGGCGATCCCGCTGTGCGCAAGATCGATCCGGAAGAGCTGACCCCGGAAGACTCGCGCGACATCGTGCCGGTGCCGGCCGCATCGGTGGGAACCCGGTTCCTGTCGTCGACCCTGCGGCGCAACATGTTTCAGTGGCTGCCGACCTATGAGGAGCCGCTCGGTGAGGCCTACGGCTATCGGCGGACGCTGCACCAGGGCGCCGTCGAGCACGGCGAAGTCTACAGCTTCTACAAGGCCAATCTGCAGCGGCGCTACGGTGCCGGCTACATGCAAACCTGGCGGCAAGTGACGCTCGATCGGATGAAGGACTGGGGCATGACCTCGTTCGGCAACTGGATCGATCCGATGTACTATGACAACCAGCAGATGCCGTACTTCGCCAACGGCTGGATCATCGGCAAGTACAAGACCCTGTCGTCGGGCAATGACTATTGGGCGCCGCTGCCCGACGTCTATGACCCCGAGTTCAAGCGTCGCGCTCGGCTGACCATCGAGCAGGTTGGCCGTGAGGTGAAGAGCAGTCCGTGGTGCGTAGGCGTGTTCATCGACAACGAGAAGAGCTGGGGCCTGACCGACAGCGTCGCCCATCAATATGGTGCGGTGCTCGATGCGCTGTCGAAATCCACCTCTGACAGCCCGGCCAAGGCCGCGTTCTCGCGCATGCTCCGGGGCAAGTACAAGTCGATCGCCGCGTTGAATGCGGCTTGGAAGACGAGCTTCGGCTCCTGGGACGAGTTTGACGCAGGGGTCAGAGTCGCCGCTCCGGAGGCGGCGCAGCCGGACCTGTCGTGGCTTTTCGCAGACTATGCTGACACCTACTTCCGAACGGTCCGCGAGGAGATCCGGAGAGTCCTGCCAAATCAGCTCTATATGGGCGTCAGAATGGCTGAATGGGGCATGCCAAGCGAAGTCACGCAGGCCGCAGTAAAGTATTCGGACGTTCTAAGTTATAATATCTACCGTGAAGAGCTTCACCCGGAGTCTTGGGGCTTTCTCAATAAGCTTGATCGGCCAACGATCGTGGGCGAGTTCCATATCGGGAGCGCAACGGACACCGGGCTTTACAACCCTGGTCTCGTGCTGGCGGTTGATCAGAAAGACCGCGGCCGCATGTACGAGATCTACATGAACTCGGTGCTCGCCAATCCGATGATGGTTGGAGCTCACTGGTTTCAATATATCGACGACAATGTGACTGGTCGCGCCTATGACGGTGAGAATTACAATGTCGGCTGGGTTACCAACACAGATATACCGTATCCAGAAATGCGTGACGCTGCCAAGAGATTTAATTATACGCTTTATTCACGTCGATATGGAAAGACGAAGTAA
- a CDS encoding MFS transporter: protein MRPDARSDGESVHPRRWRICALLFCATTINYFDRQLLGVLKPVLDHDIGWSEQDFGNVVFGFQAAYAIGLTSAGWLLDRVGARIGYAVSTLAWSVAIMAHALVSTAGGFMGARFALGLSEAGNYPAAVKTVAEYFPQRQRAFATGLFNAGSNLGAMIAPIFVVIVLARLSWRWAFVIAGVPGLIWLILWLRETGSGKRDSGSAAVAGRGAASRLLLFNRRALAYAVAKFLTDPVWWFYLFWLPDFLHKQHGLQINQFGPPLLTVYILADLGSIVGGWASSKLIDVGWSPNRSRKTTMLVCACLAAPAAIVPRVEGLWPAVLLISLAVAAHQAWSANALTMVSDMFPSRQAASVAGFGGTVGAVGGMIMALVVGRILQETGSFEIVFWGASVAYLAAFIAVQWLAPKFEISGLAKNVDN from the coding sequence ATGAGGCCAGATGCTCGATCAGACGGGGAGAGCGTGCATCCAAGGCGATGGCGCATCTGCGCCCTGCTGTTCTGCGCGACCACCATCAATTATTTCGACCGACAGCTGCTGGGCGTGCTCAAGCCCGTACTCGACCATGACATCGGTTGGTCGGAACAAGATTTTGGAAACGTGGTTTTTGGCTTCCAGGCCGCCTATGCGATCGGCCTGACCTCGGCGGGCTGGTTGCTCGACAGGGTGGGTGCCCGCATCGGTTATGCCGTATCAACGCTGGCGTGGAGCGTCGCGATCATGGCCCATGCCTTGGTCAGCACCGCCGGCGGTTTCATGGGCGCGCGTTTCGCGTTGGGCCTGAGCGAGGCGGGCAATTACCCGGCCGCCGTCAAGACGGTTGCGGAATATTTTCCTCAGCGCCAGCGCGCCTTCGCCACCGGACTATTCAATGCCGGGTCGAACCTTGGCGCGATGATCGCACCGATCTTCGTTGTCATCGTTCTGGCCAGGCTAAGTTGGCGTTGGGCCTTCGTCATCGCCGGCGTTCCGGGGCTGATCTGGTTGATCCTGTGGCTGCGCGAGACAGGGTCAGGGAAAAGGGATAGCGGTTCGGCGGCTGTTGCGGGGCGAGGGGCTGCCAGCCGCCTACTGCTCTTCAATCGGCGGGCTCTGGCCTATGCGGTCGCGAAGTTTCTCACCGACCCGGTGTGGTGGTTTTACCTATTCTGGCTGCCTGACTTTCTTCACAAACAACACGGCCTCCAAATCAATCAGTTCGGCCCGCCCTTGCTGACGGTATACATCCTGGCGGACTTGGGCAGCATTGTTGGTGGCTGGGCGTCATCGAAGCTGATCGATGTTGGATGGAGCCCCAACCGATCACGAAAGACGACGATGCTGGTGTGCGCCTGCCTTGCTGCGCCGGCCGCCATCGTTCCAAGGGTCGAAGGCTTGTGGCCCGCCGTGCTGCTGATCAGTCTCGCCGTGGCAGCTCACCAGGCATGGTCGGCCAATGCGCTGACAATGGTCTCGGATATGTTCCCAAGCCGCCAAGCCGCCTCGGTGGCTGGCTTTGGCGGTACTGTCGGGGCTGTTGGGGGCATGATCATGGCTCTGGTTGTAGGGCGGATCCTGCAGGAGACGGGATCGTTCGAGATAGTCTTTTGGGGGGCCTCGGTTGCCTATCTGGCGGCGTTCATCGCGGTGCAGTGGCTCGCGCCGAAGTTTGAAATCAGCGGCCTAGCAAAGAATGTCGACAATTGA
- a CDS encoding aldehyde dehydrogenase family protein: MQSYQCFIDGEWVDGGKDGGWIEVANPASGQVWARVPAGRPDDCDEALAAAERAGHAWRALTPMQRADYLEAINVRLEAQKEHFARLLVLEQGKTYREALGEVADTIGYMRYAAQSARWLRGDILPADTPGERLMTFKVPFGVCVAICAYNYPLALIGRKLGPALVTGNTVVIKPHEATPVTASEFCKLVEDAGVPKGVINMVTGDGANVGAKLVSDKRTRVISLTGSIAAGQRVARLAADNLANLVLELGGKAPFIVLADADIDAAVEAAAVARFANGGQVCICNEMAFIDRRVANEFTDKLLKRVAKISLGDPMNNPDMGPITTPQARDRIANLVSTAKAAGAEVLMGGRPAAPAGLDGGYWFEPTVITGSDASTPLIRDEIFGPVLPLLTIDGIDEAIALTNQRDDGLSAYLWTRDNSTINHAIDRLETGTVFVNKGITGSFHGYHNGHKLSGVGGKTVPTVSRTTCRSAASTWPIDVVEPAPRPFPCH; the protein is encoded by the coding sequence ATGCAGTCCTATCAATGCTTCATCGACGGAGAATGGGTGGACGGCGGCAAGGACGGCGGCTGGATCGAGGTCGCCAATCCCGCTTCTGGCCAGGTGTGGGCGCGCGTCCCGGCGGGACGGCCGGATGACTGCGACGAGGCCCTGGCCGCGGCCGAGCGCGCCGGTCACGCTTGGCGCGCCCTGACCCCGATGCAGCGCGCGGACTATCTCGAGGCGATCAATGTCCGACTCGAAGCCCAGAAGGAGCACTTCGCCCGGCTCCTGGTCCTCGAGCAGGGCAAGACCTATCGCGAAGCGCTTGGCGAGGTGGCCGACACGATCGGCTACATGCGCTATGCGGCCCAGTCGGCGCGCTGGCTGCGGGGCGACATTCTGCCCGCGGACACTCCCGGCGAGCGCCTGATGACGTTCAAGGTGCCGTTCGGCGTCTGCGTCGCGATCTGCGCCTACAACTATCCCCTCGCCCTGATCGGGCGGAAACTCGGCCCCGCCCTGGTCACGGGCAATACGGTGGTCATCAAGCCGCACGAGGCGACGCCGGTCACCGCCAGCGAGTTCTGCAAGCTGGTGGAAGACGCCGGCGTGCCGAAGGGGGTGATCAACATGGTCACCGGCGATGGCGCGAACGTCGGGGCCAAGCTGGTCTCCGACAAGCGGACGCGCGTGATCTCTCTGACGGGCAGCATCGCCGCCGGTCAGCGCGTCGCGCGCCTGGCGGCGGACAATCTCGCCAATCTCGTGCTGGAACTTGGCGGCAAGGCCCCCTTCATCGTCCTGGCCGACGCCGACATTGACGCCGCTGTCGAGGCCGCCGCCGTCGCCCGGTTCGCCAACGGCGGCCAGGTCTGCATCTGCAACGAGATGGCCTTCATCGATCGTCGGGTGGCCAATGAGTTCACCGACAAGCTGCTGAAACGCGTCGCCAAGATCTCGCTCGGCGACCCTATGAACAATCCGGACATGGGCCCGATCACGACTCCGCAAGCCCGGGACCGCATCGCCAACCTCGTCTCGACCGCCAAGGCCGCCGGCGCCGAGGTGCTGATGGGCGGCCGTCCCGCCGCCCCCGCAGGCCTGGACGGCGGCTATTGGTTCGAGCCGACCGTGATCACCGGCAGCGATGCGTCGACGCCGCTGATCCGCGACGAGATCTTCGGCCCCGTCTTGCCCCTGCTGACGATCGACGGGATCGACGAAGCCATCGCCCTGACCAACCAGCGCGACGATGGTCTTTCGGCCTATCTCTGGACTCGGGACAACAGCACGATCAACCACGCTATCGACAGGCTCGAGACTGGCACGGTCTTCGTCAACAAGGGCATCACCGGCTCGTTCCACGGCTACCACAACGGCCACAAGCTCAGCGGCGTCGGCGGGAAGACGGTCCCTACGGTCTCGAGAACTACATGCAGAAGCGCAGCGTCTACATGGCCTATTGATGTCGTCGAGCCCGCGCCCAGACCATTTCCTTGCCATTGA
- a CDS encoding 2-dehydro-3-deoxygalactonokinase produces the protein MIGSTRGHGRCRLLSYALRWATGRTSGSRWRRTPGSCLAPATATPPHGDVIMRGEEVQFLARCGSGHYLQTPCSASPAPTAKWAQLVDDAIASFETAMTGEMFDLLRTHALIAPQLQGEIKPGSAFREGVAAARGGDLLGGLFGVRADALLKRRPANQMASYASGLLIGADCVAHATHTVVTVLADNRLGPLYATALDELGITSRNIDSQAAFVAGIVAIRELSR, from the coding sequence TTGATCGGTTCGACCCGCGGCCATGGTCGATGCCGGCTACTGTCCTACGCCCTGCGCTGGGCGACTGGCCGCACGTCTGGTTCCAGGTGGCGGAGAACGCCTGGATCGTGCCTGGCGCCAGCCACAGCGACACCGCCCCATGGCGACGTCATCATGCGCGGGGAAGAGGTGCAGTTCCTGGCGCGATGCGGGTCGGGGCATTACCTCCAAACGCCCTGCTCTGCCAGCCCGGCACCCACTGCCAAATGGGCGCAACTGGTCGACGACGCCATCGCGTCCTTCGAGACGGCGATGACGGGAGAAATGTTCGATCTGTTGCGCACCCACGCGCTGATTGCCCCCCAACTGCAGGGAGAGATCAAGCCTGGCTCGGCCTTTCGCGAAGGCGTGGCGGCGGCGCGGGGCGGAGACCTACTGGGGGGCCTGTTCGGCGTTCGTGCGGACGCGCTCCTCAAACGTCGACCGGCGAACCAGATGGCGTCGTACGCCAGCGGCCTGCTGATCGGCGCCGACTGCGTGGCCCACGCAACGCACACCGTCGTCACCGTCCTGGCCGACAACCGGCTCGGCCCGCTCTATGCCACCGCCCTCGACGAACTCGGCATTACGTCAAGAAATATCGACAGCCAGGCGGCCTTTGTCGCCGGCATCGTCGCCATACGGGAACTGAGCCGTTGA